In a single window of the Candidatus Dependentiae bacterium genome:
- a CDS encoding 30S ribosomal protein S9: protein MKGIKTSTIHHGVGRRKSAVARVWLKAGKGNITVNGLSFKEYFDTDIEKQIVVDPMNVARLGQDFDIDANVQGGGLVAQAGAVRLGLSRALVEMDETLRSALRKSGFLTCDARVKERKKYGQKAARRKFQFVKR, encoded by the coding sequence ATGAAAGGAATCAAAACGTCGACAATACACCACGGTGTCGGCCGAAGAAAATCAGCAGTAGCAAGAGTTTGGCTAAAAGCTGGTAAGGGCAATATTACAGTAAACGGCCTTAGCTTCAAAGAATACTTTGACACAGACATAGAAAAACAAATAGTTGTCGACCCTATGAATGTTGCAAGATTAGGTCAAGATTTTGACATAGATGCAAATGTTCAAGGTGGCGGCTTGGTAGCACAAGCAGGCGCAGTAAGATTAGGCCTTTCAAGAGCTTTAGTCGAAATGGACGAAACATTACGTTCAGCATTAAGAAAAAGCGGCTTTCTAACTTGCGATGCAAGAGTAAAAGAACGTAAAAAATATGGACAAAAAGCAGCTAGAAGAAAATTCCAATTCGTAAAACGATAA